The Lysinibacillus pakistanensis genome includes a window with the following:
- a CDS encoding acyl-CoA thioesterase → MNKGYKYCKESRVMRTSRVFPNDVNNHNTLFGGRLMSDIDQVASISAAKHSRRDCVTASTDSVDFLHPIRPTDSVYFESYVTWTGTSSMEVFVKVISENLKTGERKVAATALLTFVALDENNKPAPVPRVIPETVEETKLHETAAERAKARAERKKESKALAQFISMNDPWDYRLEMMENYYM, encoded by the coding sequence GTGAATAAGGGCTATAAATATTGTAAAGAATCTAGAGTTATGCGTACAAGTCGAGTGTTTCCAAACGACGTCAACAATCATAATACTCTATTTGGTGGTCGTTTAATGAGTGATATTGACCAAGTGGCCTCCATTTCTGCTGCAAAGCATAGTCGTAGAGACTGTGTAACAGCCTCAACGGATTCGGTTGACTTCCTTCATCCAATTCGCCCAACGGATTCTGTCTATTTTGAATCCTATGTAACATGGACAGGAACGTCTTCTATGGAGGTTTTCGTAAAGGTTATTTCTGAAAATTTAAAAACGGGCGAACGGAAGGTTGCAGCGACAGCATTATTAACATTTGTAGCGTTAGATGAAAATAATAAGCCTGCACCAGTGCCTCGCGTTATTCCTGAAACGGTAGAGGAGACAAAGCTACATGAAACAGCTGCAGAACGAGCAAAGGCACGCGCAGAGCGGAAAAAGGAAAGTAAGGCGTTGGCTCAGTTTATTTCAATGAATGACCCATGGGATTATCGTCTCGAAATGATGGAAAACTATTATATGTGA
- the thiD gene encoding bifunctional hydroxymethylpyrimidine kinase/phosphomethylpyrimidine kinase, whose product MTLKKTLTIAGSDTSGGAGMQADLKTFQEHGTYGMVALTVIVTMDPNGWTHNVTTLPTELLQKQIDTALSTGIDAIKTGMLSTEEIIQVAGDAIAKSGTSNVVIDPVMVCKGEDEVLNPGNTDAMIQYLLPLAAVTTPNLFEAGQLAGTGTPKTIEEMKAAARKIHELGAKAVVIKGGKALATEKATDLFFDGEKFYLLESEKVASTYNHGAGCTFAASVTANLANRLSVKEAVIEAKEFVSAAIAHGWALNDYVGPVMHGAKSRFGAPEVTVTEL is encoded by the coding sequence ATGACTCTTAAAAAAACTTTAACGATTGCTGGTTCAGATACTTCAGGTGGCGCAGGAATGCAAGCCGATTTGAAAACATTTCAGGAACATGGAACATATGGGATGGTGGCACTAACGGTAATTGTTACGATGGATCCAAATGGTTGGACACATAATGTCACAACATTACCAACAGAGCTTCTGCAAAAACAAATTGATACAGCTCTTTCAACAGGCATTGATGCCATCAAAACAGGGATGCTTTCAACTGAGGAAATTATTCAGGTTGCAGGAGATGCTATCGCAAAATCGGGTACGTCCAATGTTGTCATTGATCCTGTAATGGTCTGTAAAGGCGAGGATGAGGTATTGAACCCTGGCAACACAGACGCCATGATTCAATATCTATTGCCACTAGCTGCCGTCACAACACCAAATCTATTTGAGGCAGGACAATTAGCTGGAACAGGTACACCAAAAACGATAGAAGAAATGAAAGCAGCAGCTCGTAAAATTCATGAGCTTGGTGCTAAGGCTGTTGTCATAAAAGGTGGAAAAGCGCTAGCAACAGAAAAAGCAACAGATTTATTCTTTGATGGTGAGAAGTTCTATTTACTAGAATCTGAAAAAGTAGCTTCTACTTATAACCATGGGGCAGGCTGTACATTTGCAGCCTCAGTAACCGCAAATCTTGCAAATCGTCTTTCAGTGAAAGAAGCAGTTATAGAAGCAAAAGAGTTTGTATCTGCTGCAATTGCTCATGGATGGGCTTTAAATGATTACGTTGGACCAGTAATGCACGGTGCAAAATCACGTTTTGGTGCGCCTGAAGTAACAGTGACAGAGCTATAA
- a CDS encoding uracil-DNA glycosylase: MKQVFPNDWQAILAEEMEKTYYKKLRQFVAHEYSTQTIYPPMNDVMNAFTTTAYCDVKVVILGQDPYHGPNQAHGLSFSVKPGVPHPPSLRNMLQELQDDVGCPIPQHGTLTKWAQQGVMLLNTVLTVRAGQANSHKEQGWEQFTDTVIDKLAARNEPIIFVLWGKPAQRKKPLIRKYSTPHVILEAPHPSPLSAYRGFFGSKPYSKINAQLLEWGEQPIDWCLG, encoded by the coding sequence ATGAAACAAGTATTCCCGAATGATTGGCAAGCAATACTAGCAGAAGAAATGGAAAAAACATACTATAAAAAGTTACGACAATTTGTAGCACATGAATATTCAACACAAACAATTTATCCACCTATGAATGATGTCATGAATGCCTTTACTACAACAGCTTATTGTGATGTGAAGGTAGTCATCTTAGGTCAAGATCCCTATCATGGTCCGAATCAAGCACATGGGTTGAGTTTCTCAGTAAAGCCAGGAGTTCCACATCCACCAAGTCTACGTAATATGCTACAAGAATTACAGGATGATGTGGGTTGTCCGATTCCCCAACATGGCACATTAACGAAATGGGCTCAGCAGGGTGTCATGCTATTGAACACAGTTTTAACTGTGCGTGCAGGTCAAGCAAACTCTCATAAAGAACAAGGGTGGGAGCAATTTACTGATACTGTAATCGATAAATTGGCAGCAAGAAATGAGCCTATTATTTTTGTATTATGGGGCAAGCCAGCACAACGGAAAAAACCATTAATCCGTAAATATTCAACACCACATGTCATTTTAGAGGCACCTCATCCAAGTCCACTTAGTGCCTATAGAGGCTTTTTTGGTAGTAAACCCTATTCTAAAATTAATGCACAGTTACTAGAATGGGGAGAGCAGCCTATTGATTGGTGTCTAGGATAA
- a CDS encoding YwdI family protein has product MIPYQAVIQQLEKQLSGVKNAGNEQQIREALTAIRALCDVVLASPDGISKAQSKHIPQMLVSEPKPTSLYTAKIEEEDGANGDSIFDF; this is encoded by the coding sequence ATGATTCCTTATCAAGCCGTTATTCAACAACTTGAAAAACAATTATCAGGTGTGAAGAATGCTGGAAATGAACAACAAATTCGTGAAGCCTTAACTGCGATTCGAGCATTATGTGATGTAGTTTTAGCCTCTCCTGATGGAATATCAAAAGCACAGTCGAAGCATATACCACAAATGCTAGTTTCAGAGCCAAAGCCAACAAGTTTATACACAGCAAAAATTGAAGAAGAAGACGGAGCAAATGGTGATTCAATTTTTGACTTTTAA
- a CDS encoding DUF423 domain-containing protein, which produces MKKFIVTGALHGFLAVAFGAFGAHALKDVLDDYGRGIWETAVQYQMFHATGLLVIGLLMSSKLLGEVKQLNLAGIFFNLGIVFFSGSLYILAISGIKVLGAITPIGGVLFLAGWVLIILSALKHAR; this is translated from the coding sequence ATGAAAAAATTTATCGTGACAGGTGCACTTCATGGCTTTTTAGCGGTGGCATTCGGTGCATTTGGTGCACATGCGTTAAAGGATGTTTTAGATGATTATGGTCGTGGTATTTGGGAAACAGCCGTACAATATCAAATGTTTCATGCAACAGGCTTGCTTGTTATTGGCCTATTAATGAGCTCTAAATTATTAGGAGAAGTAAAGCAATTAAATTTAGCTGGTATTTTCTTTAACCTCGGTATTGTTTTCTTTTCAGGTAGTTTATATATATTAGCCATCAGCGGCATTAAAGTATTAGGTGCCATTACCCCAATTGGCGGTGTCCTATTTTTAGCAGGCTGGGTGCTGATTATCCTATCTGCTCTTAAGCATGCTCGATAA
- a CDS encoding M20 family metallopeptidase encodes MEKLFTLLDHNFDEIVAIRRHLHEYPELSFEEVETPAYIAAFHRALGHDVREQVGERGVVATLRGGKPGKTVALRADFDALAIQEENEIPYKSKIDGKMHACGHDGHTATLLGLAKALNAIKDEITGSVVFIHQHAEEIAPGGAKPMIEDGCLDGVDVIFGTHLWAPTPIGDLLVRDGAIMAAADKVEITIQGKGGHGAEPHHSIDAVVLGSQFVVNAQQLISRRIDPLKSAVLTLGHFEAINPFNVIADRVVLAGTVRTFDEQVRQQMEDELESVLKATCQPFGASYNYRYTRGYPPVYNHVEDTAFIAQLANDVPGVENVITCPPFMIGEDFGYYLEKVPGTFFFTGAKKPEWEEAYPHHHARFDFDERAMLIAAKTLGKATLQYLQKNK; translated from the coding sequence ATGGAGAAACTATTTACTTTACTAGATCATAATTTTGATGAAATAGTGGCCATTCGTCGACATTTACATGAATATCCGGAATTATCCTTTGAAGAGGTGGAAACACCAGCATATATAGCAGCCTTTCATCGTGCATTAGGACATGATGTTCGGGAGCAGGTAGGAGAACGCGGTGTTGTTGCAACATTACGTGGGGGAAAGCCTGGTAAGACGGTGGCATTACGAGCTGATTTCGATGCATTGGCTATCCAAGAAGAAAATGAGATTCCTTATAAATCGAAAATAGATGGTAAAATGCATGCCTGTGGTCATGATGGTCATACAGCAACATTATTAGGTCTTGCTAAGGCACTAAATGCGATTAAAGATGAGATTACAGGGAGTGTAGTCTTTATTCATCAGCATGCAGAAGAGATTGCCCCAGGTGGAGCAAAGCCTATGATAGAGGATGGCTGCCTAGATGGAGTAGATGTTATTTTCGGTACACATTTATGGGCACCCACACCAATAGGAGATTTGTTGGTGAGAGATGGAGCAATTATGGCTGCGGCTGATAAAGTGGAAATTACGATTCAAGGTAAAGGTGGTCATGGGGCAGAACCACATCATTCGATTGATGCAGTTGTGCTTGGTTCACAATTTGTTGTAAACGCGCAGCAGCTTATTTCCCGTCGAATCGATCCATTAAAATCGGCTGTGTTAACGCTTGGTCATTTTGAGGCAATAAATCCTTTCAATGTGATTGCTGACCGAGTGGTGCTTGCAGGAACAGTCCGTACATTTGATGAGCAGGTGCGTCAGCAGATGGAGGATGAGCTTGAGTCTGTATTAAAGGCAACTTGCCAACCTTTTGGGGCAAGCTATAACTATCGCTATACAAGAGGTTATCCACCTGTTTATAATCATGTAGAGGACACAGCATTTATTGCACAGCTTGCGAATGATGTACCAGGAGTAGAAAATGTTATAACATGTCCACCGTTTATGATTGGTGAAGATTTTGGCTATTACCTAGAAAAGGTGCCAGGTACATTTTTCTTTACAGGTGCTAAAAAGCCCGAGTGGGAAGAAGCATATCCACATCATCATGCACGCTTTGATTTTGATGAACGTGCGATGCTAATTGCTGCAAAAACTTTAGGAAAAGCAACTCTACAATACTTACAGAAAAATAAATAG
- the gerQ gene encoding spore coat protein GerQ, which produces MMPYYWTPTTQQMPPQVTIPSSGRPPGREESYIENILRLNRGKPATFHFSFEHAVEAGKNTKTVRGVVEAAGRDHVIIRELKSNHRFLFPMIYFDFAEYDEEMSYFNQNP; this is translated from the coding sequence ATGATGCCATATTATTGGACACCGACAACGCAACAAATGCCCCCACAAGTAACAATTCCAAGTAGCGGACGACCACCTGGACGTGAAGAGTCCTATATTGAAAATATTTTGCGTTTGAATCGTGGTAAGCCTGCTACATTCCATTTCTCTTTTGAGCATGCAGTCGAGGCAGGGAAAAACACTAAAACTGTGCGTGGTGTGGTAGAAGCTGCTGGTCGAGATCATGTTATTATCCGTGAACTTAAATCGAATCATCGCTTCCTCTTCCCTATGATTTACTTTGATTTTGCTGAATATGATGAAGAGATGTCCTATTTCAATCAGAATCCATAA